In Portunus trituberculatus isolate SZX2019 chromosome 10, ASM1759143v1, whole genome shotgun sequence, one genomic interval encodes:
- the LOC123502202 gene encoding cuticle protein 18.6-like, with protein sequence MVAKVLLLAALAVLAAADQAPSYTPPRPTYSAPTPSYGPAEPTGPAQYNFNWAVKDDYSGNDFGQDESRDGYNTQGSYYVLLPDGRLQRVNYRVEGDSGFLAEVSYEGEAQYPEQQSYRPQPTYQQPQPTYQQPQPTYA encoded by the exons ATGGTCGCTAAG gtcctcctcctcgctgcccTCGCGGTCCTGGCTGCCGCTGACCAGGCGCCCTCCTACACCCCTCCCCGCCCAACCTACAGCGCCCCGACACCGTCCTACGGCCCCGCCGAGCCCACC GGACCCGCCCAGTACAATTTCAACTGGGCCGTCAAGGATGACTATTCCGGCAACGACTTCGGCCAGGATGAGTCCCGCGACGGCTACAACACCCAGGGTTCCTACTACGTGCTGCTGCCCGACGGCCGCCTGCAGCGCGTCAACTACCGCGTGGAGGGCGACTCAGGCTTCCTGGCTGAGGTGAGCTACGAGGGTGAGGCCCAGTACCCCGAGCAGCAGAGCTACAGGCCCCAGCCCACCTACCAGCAGCCCCAGCCTACCTACCAGCAGCCCCAGCCCACCTACGCTTAG
- the LOC123502201 gene encoding cuticle protein 18.6-like, which translates to MVAKVLLLAALAVMAAADQAPTYTPPRPTYSAPTPSYGPAEPTGPAQYNFNWAVKDDYSGNDFGQDESRDGYNTQGSYYVLLPDGRLQRVNYRVEGDSGFLAEVSYEGEAQYPEQQSYRPQPTYQQPQPTYQQPQPTYQ; encoded by the exons ATGGTCGCTAAG gtcctcctcctcgctgcccTCGCGGTCATGGCTGCCGCTGACCAGGCGCCCACCTACACCCCTCCCCGCCCAACCTACAGCGCCCCGACACCGTCCTACGGCCCCGCCGAGCCCACC GGACCCGCTCAGTACAATTTCAACTGGGCCGTCAAGGATGACTATTCCGGCAACGACTTCGGCCAGGATGAGTCCCGCGACGGCTACAACACCCAGGGCTCCTACTACGTGCTGCTGCCCGACGGCCGCCTGCAGCGCGTCAACTACCGCGTGGAGGGCGACTCAGGCTTCCTGGCTGAGGTGAGCTACGAGGGCGAGGCCCAGTACCCCGAGCAGCAGAGCTACAGGCCCCAGCCCACCTACCAGCAGCCCCAGCCCACCTACCAGCAGCCCCAGCCTACCTACCAGTAG